From one Zhongshania sp. R06B22 genomic stretch:
- a CDS encoding TIGR01777 family oxidoreductase → MKVLITGGTGLIGSALISSAVGFEFTVLTRSIAKAKSILPASVKYIDSLAKLHNLDGFDAVINLAGEPIIGKRWSEQQKDQICQSRWQTTEELVQLFAHSKMPPKVFISGSAIGVYGDRGDESLTEVSSIAERDFSTMLCQRWETIAKQAEPYTRVVLLRTGIVLSAQGGALAKMLLPFKCGLGGRISTGQQYMAWIHYRDHINAIHFLLNETNISGPVNLVAPNAEKNMVFTQVLAKTLHRMAIFPMPKIVLRVLLGEASSLLLDSQKVLPQTLLNRGFVFKFNKLKPALLDLVG, encoded by the coding sequence ATGAAGGTATTAATAACAGGCGGAACAGGCTTGATCGGATCCGCATTGATAAGCAGTGCAGTGGGTTTTGAATTTACGGTGCTTACTCGGTCTATTGCTAAGGCAAAATCGATTCTGCCTGCGTCGGTGAAATATATAGACTCCCTCGCTAAGCTTCACAATTTAGATGGATTTGACGCTGTTATTAACCTCGCCGGTGAGCCCATCATTGGTAAGCGCTGGAGTGAGCAGCAAAAAGACCAGATCTGCCAAAGTCGCTGGCAGACTACTGAGGAGTTGGTTCAACTATTTGCTCACAGCAAGATGCCGCCCAAGGTCTTTATCAGTGGTTCCGCCATTGGAGTGTATGGAGACCGGGGGGATGAGTCCTTAACGGAAGTGTCTTCTATTGCAGAACGAGATTTCTCTACTATGCTATGCCAGCGCTGGGAGACTATCGCCAAGCAGGCAGAGCCTTATACTCGGGTGGTTTTACTTAGAACCGGTATTGTCTTATCGGCGCAGGGGGGAGCATTGGCAAAGATGCTGCTGCCTTTTAAGTGTGGTTTGGGTGGACGTATTAGTACTGGGCAGCAATATATGGCGTGGATTCATTATCGCGATCACATCAACGCTATCCACTTTCTGCTAAACGAAACTAATATTTCCGGGCCGGTAAACCTGGTTGCGCCGAATGCTGAAAAGAACATGGTTTTCACTCAAGTACTCGCCAAGACTTTACATCGTATGGCGATTTTCCCCATGCCTAAAATAGTCTTACGCGTGTTGTTGGGGGAGGCCTCAAGTCTGCTTCTGGATAGTCAAAAAGTATTACCGCAGACCTTGTTGAACCGAGGCTTTGTTTTTAAATTTAATAAGTTAAAACCAGCGTTGCTGGATTTAGTGGGCTAG
- a CDS encoding ATP-binding protein, whose amino-acid sequence MALRKTDLNPNTANLRGLCIIRSLVIAGQFGAVLYAESQLGWLLPYVMLKLLLGAISVFALFSWWRSFRSWPVTDIELFVHLCVDIIGFSAVLYFSGGANNPFISYLLVPLCISAATLPWAYAWTLSALASLSYSLLLFFFIPLEAVSPLHHQHGMAPNTHILGMWASFLVSALLISYFVFKMAHRLRQRENELALSREHRLQDEQLLAVATLAAGTAHELATPLSTMKVILQDLADQQDPESGGDIHLLEQQIDQCKHILNKLVITARDLSEGEFITVNAGQYVAELIAHWQILRPDCELLSTIDDDTAAIELNLDGTVAQAILNLLNNAADVSPHKIHMKLHHTNSELIFAIKDRGPGINPEQAAMLTKAFVSTKGKGRGLGLFLSNATANRYGGTLSWRQREGGGSHVELRLPLNKVQRQV is encoded by the coding sequence ATGGCATTACGAAAAACCGACCTAAACCCGAACACCGCTAATCTGCGCGGCCTCTGCATTATTAGAAGTCTCGTGATTGCGGGGCAGTTCGGCGCGGTACTCTACGCTGAATCCCAGCTAGGTTGGCTACTCCCTTATGTGATGCTCAAGCTGCTACTCGGCGCCATTTCGGTATTCGCACTATTCAGTTGGTGGCGTAGTTTTCGCAGTTGGCCGGTGACTGATATCGAGTTATTCGTCCACCTGTGTGTCGACATTATTGGTTTTAGTGCCGTGCTATATTTTTCTGGCGGCGCCAACAACCCCTTCATTTCTTACTTGCTGGTGCCCCTGTGTATTTCTGCAGCAACACTGCCATGGGCCTACGCGTGGACCTTGAGCGCGCTGGCATCCTTGTCCTATAGCTTACTGTTATTTTTCTTCATTCCCCTGGAGGCAGTATCACCACTTCATCACCAGCACGGCATGGCGCCAAACACACACATATTGGGAATGTGGGCGAGCTTTCTGGTCAGCGCCCTCCTTATTAGCTATTTCGTATTTAAAATGGCTCATCGGCTGCGCCAACGCGAGAACGAGTTAGCACTTAGCCGCGAACACCGACTTCAGGATGAGCAATTGCTCGCGGTTGCCACCCTCGCTGCAGGGACCGCCCACGAACTTGCCACACCACTTTCAACCATGAAAGTGATACTTCAAGATTTGGCCGACCAGCAAGATCCAGAAAGTGGCGGAGACATTCATTTACTTGAGCAACAAATTGATCAGTGCAAGCACATTCTAAATAAATTGGTCATCACCGCTCGCGACCTTAGCGAAGGTGAATTTATCACCGTCAACGCGGGACAATACGTGGCGGAATTAATAGCGCACTGGCAAATCTTACGCCCAGACTGCGAACTCCTTAGCACAATCGACGATGACACCGCCGCCATCGAGCTGAATCTCGACGGCACCGTTGCCCAAGCTATCCTCAATTTATTAAACAATGCCGCCGATGTCAGCCCTCATAAGATACACATGAAACTACACCACACGAATAGTGAGCTGATATTTGCTATTAAGGATCGTGGTCCCGGTATTAACCCAGAGCAAGCGGCCATGCTGACCAAAGCTTTTGTCAGCACTAAAGGTAAGGGGCGGGGTTTAGGTTTGTTTCTCAGCAACGCTACCGCGAATCGCTACGGCGGCACCTTAAGCTGGCGGCAACGCGAGGGCGGCGGCAGCCATGTAGAGCTGCGGCTGCCGCTAAATAAAGTACAGAGGCAGGTATGA
- a CDS encoding choice-of-anchor I family protein — translation MTFFEPQNSTRSIKTLSLAIGIVTLAACGGSNNNSSGFSGTEPNSRQFTITESLAAVSFAGGSTLDLTENFGSGAFRPIGESNNVFYTISDRGPTIDCADSQAAIGVSNFCGANSGSIFAIPTYTPKIVKWQLSGVGTQLKLEQTEVITLKGDSNGQALNGLPNTFSNSSNEKAFGPDGAELAASANGIDPEALVKLDNGKYWIAEENGPSLLLADEDGRVLQRQVPAGEANDLGGANYVVSDSILPGIFSRRKTGRGIEALAVTPDNLYLYFIMQSPLANPDNASADSSRIVRIGKIELNSDGTPNAMVGEYLYRLDPASNFGIKSTSTGDLDGNGDFLDQSVVTINEAIALAEDYLVVVEQAKTISKYFRINLANADNILGTNFDSVGTVPSLEQQESPADIKFATKQLGFDSLTMPLPSTIDPLAENIEAMALLDTNFAVLLNDNQYGIYGDASIAAVVPIGAFVVQTAAPVAPSLDYADSASYARDDVISGANAATSVATDSTNGQMFVVNNQANVVDVWDISTPLIPPTSSSQLNLADAANDAGISIGAPKWVAVGNNYVAVAIDNANPQANGIVALYALEDLSLVSTYSVGAAPKMLVFGLLSNRILVANEGIPSDDYSVDPVGSVTVIDIADGVDVPTITTIGFEDFNVGGSETLDAGVRIFGANNPSVAQDLEPEHIAVSLDNRKLFVTLQENNAVAVIDLASLSIDRIVALGSKNFGVAGNELDVNDNGNIDIRTWDGVYGLYQPDGISAYRFGNKNYFVTANEGKVRANAAYTEAVRAQELDGVGGNPSIDTANPSFLAAQDSDQLGRLFASTKAGDTDDDGDIDQISAFGARSFSIWNEDGELMYDSGSDLAKVTQAIAASGFNDGDQGSDESGAKPKGLALLSSLSRIYAFVSLERTGGIAVYDITSPLGVQFVQYVNKREGVADVGEYGADGITAFFLDGSAYLAIANAETGNVRVIQIDPGLTQ, via the coding sequence ATGACTTTTTTTGAACCGCAGAATTCCACGCGCAGCATTAAGACGCTGTCGCTCGCCATAGGTATCGTGACGCTTGCGGCCTGCGGTGGTAGCAATAATAACTCGTCGGGATTCTCCGGTACTGAGCCGAATTCTAGGCAGTTTACTATCACTGAAAGTTTAGCAGCTGTGTCATTTGCTGGCGGTTCAACGCTAGATCTCACTGAGAACTTTGGCAGCGGCGCATTTCGCCCCATCGGCGAATCGAATAATGTGTTTTACACCATTAGCGATCGCGGCCCGACCATTGACTGTGCTGATAGCCAGGCAGCCATTGGGGTGAGTAATTTCTGCGGCGCCAATAGCGGTTCGATTTTTGCGATTCCGACTTATACCCCTAAGATTGTTAAGTGGCAGCTAAGTGGTGTCGGTACGCAATTGAAACTGGAGCAAACTGAAGTCATCACCTTAAAGGGTGATAGCAACGGGCAGGCTCTAAACGGCTTGCCAAATACGTTTAGTAATTCAAGTAATGAGAAAGCCTTTGGACCTGACGGCGCAGAGTTAGCGGCATCGGCAAATGGTATTGATCCAGAGGCCCTGGTCAAACTCGACAATGGAAAATATTGGATTGCCGAGGAAAATGGCCCAAGTCTGCTGCTTGCCGATGAAGATGGTCGAGTTCTGCAGCGACAAGTTCCGGCGGGAGAGGCCAATGACCTCGGCGGTGCAAATTACGTGGTTAGTGACAGTATTTTACCGGGTATTTTTTCCCGTCGTAAAACGGGTCGCGGAATCGAAGCCTTGGCGGTGACTCCAGATAATTTGTATTTGTATTTTATTATGCAGAGTCCGCTGGCGAATCCTGACAATGCGAGCGCCGACAGTTCTCGTATAGTGCGTATTGGTAAAATTGAGCTTAATAGCGATGGCACACCGAACGCGATGGTCGGCGAATATTTGTACCGTCTTGACCCGGCGTCGAATTTTGGAATCAAATCGACTAGCACTGGCGATCTAGATGGCAACGGCGATTTTCTCGATCAGAGTGTGGTTACTATTAATGAAGCCATTGCACTCGCTGAAGATTACCTAGTCGTCGTAGAGCAAGCGAAAACCATCAGCAAGTACTTCCGAATTAACCTTGCCAATGCCGATAATATTCTCGGTACTAACTTCGATTCTGTCGGTACTGTGCCGAGCTTGGAGCAACAGGAAAGCCCGGCTGACATCAAGTTTGCCACCAAGCAATTGGGCTTCGATTCACTTACTATGCCGCTGCCTAGCACTATCGATCCATTAGCTGAAAATATTGAAGCGATGGCCTTGCTGGATACTAACTTCGCAGTGCTGCTCAATGATAATCAGTACGGTATTTATGGTGATGCGAGTATTGCTGCCGTTGTGCCTATCGGCGCGTTTGTGGTGCAAACTGCAGCGCCAGTAGCACCGTCGCTAGATTATGCGGATTCCGCGTCTTATGCGCGTGACGATGTCATCAGTGGTGCCAATGCAGCCACCTCAGTGGCTACGGATAGCACTAACGGTCAGATGTTTGTGGTGAATAATCAGGCCAACGTCGTAGATGTTTGGGATATTTCGACCCCGCTTATACCGCCCACTAGCAGTAGCCAGCTAAACCTGGCGGACGCAGCGAATGATGCCGGCATTAGTATTGGCGCACCTAAATGGGTGGCGGTTGGCAATAATTATGTGGCGGTGGCGATTGATAATGCTAATCCCCAAGCCAATGGTATTGTTGCGCTATACGCCCTTGAAGACCTGAGCTTGGTCAGCACCTACAGCGTCGGTGCGGCCCCTAAAATGCTAGTGTTTGGGCTTTTGTCTAACCGCATTTTGGTAGCCAATGAGGGTATTCCCAGTGATGATTACAGCGTTGACCCGGTAGGTTCTGTCACCGTTATAGATATTGCAGATGGTGTTGACGTGCCAACGATCACCACCATCGGTTTTGAAGATTTTAATGTCGGCGGCAGTGAAACATTAGATGCTGGAGTGCGGATTTTTGGGGCCAATAACCCCTCGGTTGCCCAAGATTTAGAGCCGGAACATATTGCGGTCTCACTAGACAACAGAAAGCTGTTTGTGACATTGCAAGAAAATAATGCGGTGGCGGTTATCGATTTAGCTAGTCTGAGTATCGACCGCATTGTTGCCCTTGGAAGCAAAAACTTTGGCGTTGCCGGCAATGAGCTAGATGTAAATGATAATGGCAATATCGACATTCGCACATGGGATGGCGTTTATGGCTTGTATCAGCCAGATGGTATTTCCGCTTACCGCTTTGGTAATAAGAATTATTTTGTGACTGCGAATGAAGGTAAGGTAAGAGCGAACGCCGCGTATACTGAAGCGGTACGAGCGCAGGAGCTGGATGGCGTTGGCGGTAACCCCAGTATTGATACTGCGAATCCAAGCTTTTTGGCGGCGCAAGATAGCGATCAGTTAGGGCGCTTGTTTGCTAGCACTAAAGCGGGCGATACCGATGACGATGGTGACATTGATCAGATTTCCGCCTTCGGTGCACGTTCATTCTCGATATGGAATGAAGACGGAGAATTGATGTATGACTCTGGATCCGATCTAGCCAAAGTTACCCAAGCTATCGCGGCTAGTGGTTTTAATGACGGCGATCAGGGCAGCGATGAAAGTGGCGCTAAGCCCAAGGGTCTGGCCTTGCTGTCTAGCCTAAGCCGTATATACGCTTTTGTAAGTCTTGAGCGTACTGGCGGCATTGCGGTTTACGATATTACCTCGCCGCTGGGCGTGCAATTTGTTCAGTACGTCAATAAACGCGAGGGAGTGGCGGATGTTGGTGAGTACGGCGCAGATGGTATTACTGCCTTCTTCTTGGATGGCAGCGCCTATCTAGCGATCGCGAATGCGGAGACCGGGAATGTTCGAGTTATTCAGATTGACCCGGGCCTAACGCAGTAA
- a CDS encoding transporter: MRKTLIVMTFLASPSLLAHESTTSASLASGAISHAPLGVMGDHTHKTGEWMFSYRYMRMEMDGNLDGSQTRSASQITGTMMNPGPYMVAPRKMTMDMHMFGAMYAPNDKVTMMVMLPLLKNEMDHVTRMGAMFTTESEGVGDAKVSALVNVYHSLDRRHRVHLNLGLSLPTGSIDERDDTPAMSNALLPYPMQLGSGTYDLLPGITYQAYSSQYNWGAQLMVTHRLSENDNDYTLGDRYELNTWLARSWSPSLSSSLRLKHSSWDNIEGRNPELNPMMVPTADPSAQGGERSDIAIGANYLFTAGSLKGQRLALEYSVPFYQELDGPQMDVQSTLNIGWQYAF, from the coding sequence ATGCGTAAGACTCTCATTGTGATGACATTTCTTGCCTCGCCATCATTGTTGGCTCACGAATCTACTACTAGTGCGTCATTGGCGTCTGGAGCAATATCGCACGCGCCGCTCGGCGTGATGGGAGATCATACCCACAAGACCGGTGAGTGGATGTTTTCTTACCGCTATATGCGCATGGAGATGGATGGCAATCTTGACGGTAGCCAAACACGTTCTGCCAGCCAGATTACTGGCACCATGATGAATCCGGGGCCTTACATGGTGGCGCCGCGCAAAATGACCATGGATATGCATATGTTTGGGGCGATGTATGCACCAAATGACAAGGTCACTATGATGGTGATGCTGCCTTTACTCAAAAATGAAATGGACCATGTGACCCGGATGGGGGCGATGTTTACGACCGAGTCAGAGGGCGTGGGCGACGCAAAAGTCAGCGCTCTGGTCAATGTCTATCATTCGCTTGACCGGCGTCATCGCGTGCACCTCAACCTTGGCCTAAGCTTGCCCACCGGCTCAATTGATGAGCGCGACGACACCCCTGCCATGAGCAATGCCTTATTGCCTTACCCTATGCAGTTGGGCTCGGGCACCTATGACTTGTTACCGGGAATAACTTATCAAGCCTATTCGAGCCAGTATAATTGGGGCGCACAGTTAATGGTGACTCATCGTCTTTCGGAAAATGATAATGATTACACGCTGGGTGACAGATACGAGCTTAATACATGGTTGGCGCGCAGCTGGTCGCCGTCGCTAAGCAGTTCGCTGCGCCTTAAGCACAGCAGCTGGGACAATATCGAAGGCCGCAACCCTGAATTAAATCCCATGATGGTGCCTACCGCCGATCCTAGCGCACAAGGTGGTGAGCGCAGTGATATAGCCATTGGTGCAAATTACTTGTTCACCGCTGGTAGCTTGAAGGGCCAGCGCTTGGCGCTGGAATACAGTGTGCCGTTTTATCAGGAATTGGATGGCCCGCAAATGGACGTTCAGTCGACACTAAATATTGGCTGGCAATACGCATTTTAA
- a CDS encoding ABC transporter ATP-binding protein — protein sequence MLEIIDVSRRFGDFVALNKVNLHIQSGEFFTLLGPSGCGKTTLLRLIAGFDQADQGEILLDGKSITALTPEQRPIHTVFQSYALFPHMTVAENIGFPLRMANIAKPDIDLMVRSILEDVRLPDKINHYPDELSGGQKQRIAIARALVNRPRLLLLDEPLSALDAKLREQMQIELINLQKEVGITFVYVTHDQGEALALSHRIAVMNKGEISQIDEPSILYSCPDNRFVADFIGHCNLLDATVISVGDQNLRISIQGLGELDACTNPEITLSPGDSCALTLRPEKIRLAAQLDAAAGEAQFNGRVHDMLYLGDVTVYIIELANGVLIEAMLANDAPGRTRLFDSGDAVQIAWRTDAGHLVP from the coding sequence GTGTTAGAAATCATTGATGTTTCGCGCCGTTTTGGCGACTTTGTGGCTTTAAACAAAGTGAATTTGCACATTCAGTCAGGTGAGTTTTTCACTCTACTCGGCCCCTCGGGTTGCGGTAAAACCACGCTATTACGACTCATTGCCGGTTTCGACCAAGCTGACCAGGGCGAAATTTTGCTGGACGGTAAATCCATCACCGCCCTGACGCCTGAGCAGCGCCCAATACATACTGTTTTCCAGAGCTACGCCCTGTTCCCCCACATGACCGTTGCCGAAAATATCGGCTTTCCGCTGCGCATGGCCAATATAGCCAAGCCGGATATCGATTTAATGGTCCGCAGCATCCTCGAAGACGTTCGACTGCCTGACAAGATTAATCACTACCCGGACGAACTCTCCGGGGGCCAGAAACAGCGTATTGCTATCGCCCGCGCCTTGGTAAATCGGCCGCGACTATTACTGCTGGATGAGCCACTGTCAGCTCTGGACGCTAAGCTGCGCGAACAAATGCAGATCGAACTTATCAATTTACAAAAAGAAGTGGGCATCACCTTCGTTTATGTCACCCACGATCAAGGCGAGGCGCTGGCACTCTCCCACCGCATTGCGGTAATGAATAAAGGTGAAATAAGTCAAATTGATGAGCCCTCCATACTCTATAGCTGCCCAGATAACCGCTTTGTGGCGGACTTTATCGGTCACTGCAATCTGCTTGATGCTACAGTCATCAGCGTTGGCGACCAAAACCTGCGCATTTCAATCCAGGGTCTAGGTGAATTGGACGCTTGCACCAATCCTGAAATTACACTCTCGCCAGGGGATTCCTGCGCTCTCACGCTGCGGCCTGAAAAGATTCGCTTGGCCGCACAATTGGATGCTGCCGCCGGAGAAGCCCAGTTCAATGGCCGCGTCCACGATATGTTGTATTTAGGCGACGTCACGGTCTATATCATTGAACTGGCCAACGGCGTTTTAATTGAAGCCATGCTCGCCAATGACGCACCCGGTCGCACACGCCTTTTCGACAGCGGCGATGCCGTTCAAATTGCCTGGCGCACCG
- a CDS encoding argininosuccinate synthase has translation MSDINKVVLAYSGGLDTSVIVRWLQDTYKCEVVTFTADIGQGEEVEPARAKAKALGVQEIYIDDLREEYVRDFVYPMFRANAIYEGEYLLGTSIARPLIAKRLIEIANETGADAISHGATGKGNDQVRFELGAYSLKPGIKVIAPWREWDLTSRETLMTYCAERNIPVDFAGKTKKSPYSMDANLLHISYEGGKLEDPFWEPEEDMWRWSVSPEAAPDTPTYIEIGYQKGDPVTLNGEALSPATMLETLNKMGGDNGIGRLDLVENRYVGMKSRGCYETPGGTIMLRAHRAIESITLDREAAHLKDELMPRYAKLIYNGYWFSPERRMLQAAIDESQDFVNGIVRLKLYKGNVVVVGRKSDNSLFDEAIATFEDDAGAYNQKDAEGFIKLNALRLRIAANKGRSQLS, from the coding sequence ATGTCGGATATCAACAAGGTTGTGTTGGCCTATTCAGGTGGCCTCGATACCTCAGTTATTGTCAGGTGGCTGCAAGATACCTATAAGTGTGAGGTGGTAACGTTTACCGCCGATATAGGTCAAGGCGAGGAAGTTGAACCCGCCCGCGCCAAAGCCAAGGCACTTGGTGTGCAAGAAATCTATATTGATGACCTTCGTGAAGAGTACGTTCGTGATTTTGTCTACCCTATGTTTCGCGCTAATGCGATTTATGAGGGTGAGTATTTGCTGGGTACCTCTATTGCGCGGCCACTTATCGCTAAGCGACTGATTGAAATTGCCAACGAGACCGGTGCTGATGCAATTTCTCACGGTGCGACCGGTAAAGGGAATGACCAGGTCCGTTTTGAGCTGGGTGCATACTCATTGAAACCTGGTATTAAAGTGATTGCGCCTTGGCGCGAGTGGGACCTAACCTCACGTGAAACCTTGATGACATATTGTGCAGAGCGCAATATTCCAGTGGATTTTGCCGGCAAAACCAAAAAGTCGCCTTATTCAATGGACGCCAATTTACTTCATATTTCCTACGAAGGCGGCAAGCTGGAAGACCCATTCTGGGAGCCGGAAGAAGATATGTGGCGTTGGAGCGTAAGCCCAGAGGCGGCACCAGATACGCCGACCTATATTGAAATTGGTTATCAAAAAGGCGATCCGGTTACATTGAATGGTGAGGCATTGAGCCCGGCTACTATGTTGGAAACCCTGAATAAAATGGGTGGTGATAACGGTATCGGTCGTCTAGACCTCGTTGAAAACCGCTATGTGGGAATGAAGTCACGCGGTTGCTATGAAACACCGGGCGGCACCATTATGCTTCGTGCTCACCGGGCAATCGAGTCGATTACTTTAGATCGCGAAGCGGCGCATTTAAAAGATGAATTGATGCCTCGCTACGCCAAACTGATCTATAACGGCTATTGGTTCAGCCCCGAGCGTCGTATGCTGCAGGCTGCCATTGATGAGTCGCAGGATTTCGTCAACGGGATCGTTCGCCTGAAACTCTATAAGGGCAATGTGGTCGTAGTGGGTCGCAAGTCAGATAATTCCTTGTTTGATGAGGCGATTGCGACCTTTGAAGATGATGCTGGCGCATATAATCAAAAAGACGCAGAAGGCTTTATAAAGCTTAATGCCTTACGCTTGCGCATCGCAGCGAATAAGGGACGGTCTCAGCTGTCTTAG
- a CDS encoding PepSY-associated TM helix domain-containing protein, with translation MSRKLFVSIHLYLAAFFSPIVIIMAVSGGLYLLDYKGETSRTVLGQITGARLDADSETLEADVAALLASLNIETRVEEVRARGDSFNTRPSSRVNYTLRQTDTGVEVEELNPNLQAIMMELHKGHGPAIYVVLQRIFALGLVLIMLSGLYLGWMSPMYRGKTLLLSGLGVLVFFSLVLI, from the coding sequence ATGTCGCGCAAACTATTTGTATCTATTCATCTGTACCTAGCAGCTTTTTTCTCACCTATCGTTATTATTATGGCGGTGTCAGGTGGATTGTATCTACTTGATTATAAGGGCGAGACAAGCCGTACGGTGCTTGGGCAAATTACTGGCGCGCGCCTTGATGCTGACAGTGAGACACTCGAAGCCGATGTGGCTGCCTTATTAGCTTCCCTAAATATCGAAACCCGGGTTGAAGAGGTGCGCGCGCGCGGTGACAGCTTTAATACCCGTCCTTCAAGTCGAGTAAATTATACCTTGAGACAAACAGATACTGGTGTCGAGGTTGAAGAGCTTAATCCTAATTTGCAGGCCATTATGATGGAGCTCCATAAAGGCCATGGCCCTGCAATCTATGTGGTGCTACAGAGAATATTTGCGCTGGGCTTGGTGTTGATTATGCTGAGTGGTTTGTACTTGGGGTGGATGTCCCCCATGTATAGAGGCAAAACTCTGTTACTCAGCGGACTTGGCGTGTTGGTATTTTTCTCCTTAGTGTTGATTTAG
- a CDS encoding FAD-dependent oxidoreductase, producing the protein MRKSQELVLIGGGHAHVFVLKLWGLNPLAGVKITLISSQQQTPYSGMLPGLVAGHYTVPDAHIDLVGLCKFAGATFIQGSVTEINLKEKELQVDDSEQPIKFDLLSINSGITPNLDIAGAKDFSTAVKPISEFYPRWQHTLQELSTASTEKSIAVVGGGAAGVELVLAMQYAISQRPDIKVPVKLQLVYRGEEPLSNFPSRIRNRVLSALSNADIQLKTNCDVSKLSLGTIHCDAMPSIKSDHIFWCTNANAAAWPKTSGLETDNRGFISVDDTLQSRSHDFVFAAGDIAQQYNHPRPHAGVFAVRQGPVLFRNLQNKLKNQHLESHRPQRHFLGILALGDKDAIAHRRFWPAIHGRWVWLWKDAIDRRFMAKFSDLN; encoded by the coding sequence ATGAGGAAGTCGCAAGAGTTGGTTCTTATCGGCGGTGGTCACGCTCACGTCTTTGTCCTTAAGCTGTGGGGCTTAAATCCACTTGCAGGTGTAAAGATCACCTTGATATCCTCCCAGCAACAAACCCCTTACTCCGGTATGCTGCCAGGCCTCGTCGCCGGCCATTACACGGTACCAGACGCTCACATTGATTTGGTCGGGCTCTGTAAATTTGCTGGTGCGACGTTTATTCAAGGCAGTGTGACTGAGATCAATCTTAAGGAAAAAGAACTACAGGTAGATGATAGTGAACAGCCCATCAAGTTTGACTTATTATCTATAAACAGCGGCATCACCCCTAACTTGGATATTGCCGGCGCCAAGGATTTTTCTACGGCGGTAAAGCCTATCAGTGAGTTCTACCCACGCTGGCAACATACCCTGCAAGAACTCAGCACTGCCAGCACGGAAAAATCTATCGCCGTAGTCGGTGGCGGTGCTGCCGGCGTCGAGCTGGTTTTAGCGATGCAGTATGCTATATCTCAACGCCCCGACATTAAGGTCCCAGTAAAACTGCAGCTGGTATATCGCGGCGAGGAGCCATTATCAAATTTTCCGTCGCGTATTCGTAATCGAGTTCTCTCGGCACTGTCAAATGCAGACATTCAACTCAAGACAAACTGTGATGTTTCGAAATTAAGTCTCGGCACAATACATTGCGATGCAATGCCGAGCATAAAAAGTGACCATATATTTTGGTGTACGAACGCCAACGCCGCGGCATGGCCTAAGACATCTGGACTGGAGACCGATAATCGCGGTTTTATTAGCGTCGATGACACCTTGCAATCTCGCAGCCATGACTTTGTTTTCGCCGCCGGAGACATTGCCCAGCAATACAACCACCCAAGGCCCCACGCCGGCGTTTTCGCTGTTAGGCAAGGGCCCGTACTGTTTCGAAATTTACAGAATAAATTAAAAAATCAGCACCTAGAATCACATCGTCCGCAGCGCCATTTTTTAGGGATACTCGCCCTTGGCGATAAAGACGCCATCGCCCATCGACGATTCTGGCCAGCCATACACGGGCGCTGGGTGTGGCTATGGAAAGACGCCATAGATCGACGCTTTATGGCAAAATTTTCTGACTTGAATTGA
- a CDS encoding response regulator transcription factor has product MSHSGEKFLLVDDDVTFGTTLSRSLERRGYVVAVAHSVDEALLRCDEFKPDKAVIDLKLETRSGLSLIPVLRQRFPQLRMIVLTGYSSIATTVDAIKMGAENYLQKPAGTREILSAFDGNVLNSDAPVDTLSPPSLDRIEWEHIQRVLTENAGNISETARQLGMHRRTLQRKLQKRPVKS; this is encoded by the coding sequence ATGAGCCACAGTGGAGAAAAGTTTTTATTAGTTGACGATGATGTCACCTTTGGCACCACTCTAAGCCGCTCACTGGAGCGCCGGGGATACGTGGTTGCTGTCGCCCATAGCGTAGATGAAGCACTGTTGCGCTGCGACGAGTTCAAGCCCGATAAGGCCGTGATCGATTTAAAGCTGGAAACACGCTCAGGGCTTAGTCTTATTCCGGTGTTGCGCCAGCGCTTCCCCCAACTGCGCATGATTGTTCTCACCGGCTATTCCAGCATTGCCACCACGGTAGATGCCATTAAAATGGGTGCCGAAAATTATTTACAAAAACCCGCAGGAACGAGGGAAATTCTCTCGGCTTTTGATGGCAATGTACTAAATAGCGATGCACCGGTCGACACCCTTAGCCCCCCTTCCCTGGATCGCATAGAGTGGGAACATATCCAGCGGGTACTAACAGAGAACGCCGGCAATATTTCTGAAACCGCCCGTCAACTAGGTATGCACCGCCGTACCCTGCAACGCAAGCTACAAAAGCGTCCCGTAAAGTCATAA